The following DNA comes from Candidatus Aegiribacteria sp..
CAGGAATCTCCTTGATTCCGGATCTGGTGAAAACAGAGCTTTGGTTGTGGATTCTGTTATCATTCCTCCGGTAAGTTTGCCGGAAGGAGTTGTTATATCTGCATCAATAGTAGGACCGCACGTTTCCATTGGATGCAGTTCAAGAGTAGAGAATTCAATAATATCCAATACAGTAATCGGAAAACGCTCCAGTATTGATCTGGTGAATATCAGAGATTCAATCATCGGGGATGATGTTGCTGTATCAGGAAAAGCTGAAAAACTCGACGTCGGTAACTCGAGCACAATTGAATTATAATTATAGAGAATACCCTTCAAATATGAACGACAGTATCCCGGTAGTATATGCTGAATCGCTTGTGAACAGGGGCGGTACAGGTGTATACCTCAGGCGATTACTTGAAGGTTTTATTCAATGTAATGCGCATGTTCTGGCAGCCACGGCGAATAGATTGATGAAACCATCCGAAGCGCTTCATACAAATATATCTGCAGGCGGCATACTGAAAGTATTTCATGAAAATATTACTCTGCCTGGTCTGGCGGCATCTGTATCCCCTTCAATAGTTCATCTTCCCGCTTTTGCAGGAAGACCGCCACGCGGAATCCCGTGCGCGGTTACTCTCCATGATCTGGCGTTTCTGGCAAATCCGTCCTGGTTTCCACGGTTGAGATCTGTGTATTATCGCCTTTTCTTCAGGAGAGTTGCGAGAAGAGCCGATGTACTGATGGTTGACAGTGATTTCACAGGAAGAGAAGCGGTGCGCCGGCTGGGCGCAGACTCAGAAAAAATCAGGAAAGTATATCTTTCAACTGAATCCATGCAGCTTGATCAGGAGGTATTTCGGAAATCCACCGGAATTCGTGACAGATACATTCTATTTGTCGGAACAATTGAACCAAGAAAAAACATTTACAGCCTCCTTACAGCCTGGCAGACTGTTCATCAGGAACATCCTGATCTGAAGCTTGTGATTGCTGGAAGATGGGGGTGGGGACCGACCGCTTTAAAGAATCTGCTCAGGAGCAGCAGTGGAGTTATCTGGACAGGTCAGCTTCCGGACAGCATTCTGAAGAGCTGTATTACAGGTGCTGAATTGCTTGTCTATCCATCATTTTATGAAGGTTTTGGTCTTCCACCTCTTGAAGCGGCATCGGCTGGAGTCCCCTCGGTAATCACTCCGGCGGATGCGCTGATAGAGATATTCTCGGGAATCTCCAATATTGCACTGAACCATAATCC
Coding sequences within:
- a CDS encoding glycosyltransferase family 4 protein, yielding MNDSIPVVYAESLVNRGGTGVYLRRLLEGFIQCNAHVLAATANRLMKPSEALHTNISAGGILKVFHENITLPGLAASVSPSIVHLPAFAGRPPRGIPCAVTLHDLAFLANPSWFPRLRSVYYRLFFRRVARRADVLMVDSDFTGREAVRRLGADSEKIRKVYLSTESMQLDQEVFRKSTGIRDRYILFVGTIEPRKNIYSLLTAWQTVHQEHPDLKLVIAGRWGWGPTALKNLLRSSSGVIWTGQLPDSILKSCITGAELLVYPSFYEGFGLPPLEAASAGVPSVITPADALIEIFSGISNIALNHNPDSIAVAILESLDTVCDRKRLIEFSSGFKVKRMAEEVLGVYREYSK